The following coding sequences are from one Pelmatolapia mariae isolate MD_Pm_ZW linkage group LG4, Pm_UMD_F_2, whole genome shotgun sequence window:
- the rfx1a gene encoding MHC class II regulatory factor RFX1a isoform X3, producing the protein MATTGYVGEIQPAAQTQGTAVTVTTGQPDASSTPVTAPQFLAEIQTTVAAPTVVTPTGQTTPTEQAASITTQKPAASQTQSTVQAQPAQTQYVTAEIQGSPTQSGNAQSTPQYIVVTVTEGSLHSNDSVSDSSPPPAVVQTGVPTQVVQQVQTAQQRSVVQATSQIAKTEPGTQLSVTSLQPVHITQEVQQQLASVPVQHVYTNQVQYVEGEDNNYTTSTIRSGTFPYTDTPLYTQTTAAPYYEGQPTSGTQAPTPGTPLTVSVTAGTTAGVSMFVAQPTTAVGGGATVVTAGGTTNGAGEGAGTNGGAAGSYVIQGGYMLGSGGSSSSSGSAAGNSQNYSHTARASPATVQWLLDNYETAEGVSLPRSTLYCHYLLHCQEQKLEPVNAASFGKLIRSVFMGLRTRRLGTRGNSKYHYYGLRIKAGSSLLRLMEDQQHLAMRQQPFSQKQRLKPVHKVEGMTNGTAAGAGQQQQQQQGSGHVDISTQVQQYQQFLDASRALPEFPEIDLQGKSLPEGIELEHIKSFQLLYREHCEAILDVMVNLQFTLVETLWKTFWRFSQSQAGDATLAVHDESEKRLPKSCLVLLCKYEPVLRWSRDCDNSLYQGLVEILIPDVLRPIPSALTQAIRNFAKSLESWLTNAMMNIPEEMVRIKVTSANAFAQTLRRYTSLNHLAQAARAVLQNTAQINQMLSDLNRVDFANVQEQASWVCRCEDRVVQRLEQDFKLTLQQQNSLEQWAAWLDGVVSQVLKPYQHSPAFPKAAKLFLLKWSFYSSMVIRDLTLRSAASFGSFHLIRLLYDEYMYYLIEHRVAQAKGETPIAVMGEFASLGRGLNQLDPDKEEEEEEEEESDEEGQELSLPSDGAVLGEESLEPPAKLARTDQRVLFATGSADN; encoded by the exons ATGGCCACTACAGGCTACGTAGGTGAGATCCAGCCAGCGGCCCAAACTCAGGGGACTGCTGTCACTGTCACAACGGGTCAACCTGATGCCAGCTCCACCCCTGTAACTGCCCCACAATTTTTGGCTGAGATTCAGACTACTGTGGCTGCTCCCACTGTGGTCACACCCACAGGCCAAACTACTCCCACAGAGCAAGCCGCTTCCATCACCACCCAAAAGCCCGCTGCTAGTCAGACCCAGTCCACAGTGCAAGCCCAGCCAGCTCAGACGCAGTATGTGACTGCAGAGATCCAGGGCTCCCCCACGCAGTCAGGAAATGCTCAGAGCACTCCACAGTACATCGTTGTTACCGTCACAG AGGGTTCCCTTCACTCGAATGACAGTGTGTCAGACTCCAGTCCACCTCCAGCTGTGGTGCAGACTGGAGTCCCCACACAAGTTGTTCAGCAGGTGCAGACAGCTCAGCAG AGGTCAGTGGTGCAGGCCACCTCCCAGATTGCCAAAACTGAGCCAGGCACACAGCTCAGCGTCACCAGTCTACAGCCTGTCCACATCACCCAGGAG GTCCAGCAGCAGCTCGCATCAGTGCCAGTGCAACATGTGTACACCAATCAAGTGCAGTATGTGGAAGGAGAAGACAACAACTACACCACCAGCACCAT TCGCTCCGGCACCTTCCCTTACACCGACACCCCTTTGTACACCCAGACCACCGCCGCTCCATATTACGAAGGTCAGCCGACTTCCGGCACCCAGGCCCCCACGCCCGGCACACCTCTGACTGTGTCCGTGACAGCCGGCACCACAGCGGGCGTCTCGATGTTCGTGGCCCAGCCTACCACTGCGGTGGGGGGAGGGGCCACAGTGGTGACGGCAGGCGGCACGACCAACGGGGCCGGAGAAGGGGCAGGGACCAACGGCGGCGCAGCAGGCAGTTATGTGATCCAGGGGGGTTACATGCTGGGCagcggcggcagcagcagcagcagcgggtCGGCAGCTGGCAATAGTCAGAACTACTCACACACCGCCCGCGCCTCTCCGGCCACT GTACAGTGGTTGCTGGACAACTATGAGACAGCTGAAGGAGTGAGTCTGCCCCGTTCCACCCTTTACTGCCATTACTTGCTGCACTGCCAGGAGCAGAAGCTAGAACCTGTTAATGCTGCGTCATTCGGGAAACTCATAAGATCTGTGTTCATGGGGCTACGCACACGGCGTCTGGGCACTCG GGGTAATTCTAAATACCACTATTATGGGCTGAGAATCAAAGCGGGCTCTTCTCTTCTCCGGCTGATGGAAGACCAACAACACCTGGCTATGAGGCAACAGCCGTTCTCACAGAAACAGAG GTTGAAGCCGGTTCATAAAGTGGAAGGAATGACCAATGGAACGGCAGCAGGAGCAggtcagcagcagcaacagcagcagggatCGGGCCACGTGGATATCAGCACCCAGGTTCAGCAGTACCAACAGTTCCTTG ATGCATCCAGAGCTCTCCCAGAGTTCCCAGAGATCGATCTCCAGGGGAAGTCTCTGCCAGAGGGCATTGAGCTGGAACACATAAAGAGCTTTCAGCTGCTGTACAGAGAACACTGTGAG GCTATTCTCGATGTGATGGTTAACCTGCAGTTTACCCTGGTGGAGACTCTGTGGAAGACCTTCTGGAGGTTCAGCCAAAGTCAGGCCGGAGATGCCACGTTGGCCGT CCACGATGAGTCAGAGAAGCGTCTCCCTAAGTCCTGCCTGGTGTTGCTGTGTAAGTATGAGCCAGTGCTGCGCTGGAGCCGCGACTGTGACAACAGCCTCTACCAGGGCCTGGTGGAAATCCTCATCCCTGATGTCCTCAGACCCATCCCCA GTGCCTTAACTCAAGCCATTCGCAACTTTGCCAAGAGCCTGGAGAGCTGGCTGACCAATGCCATGATGAACATCCCTGAGGAAATGGTCCGCATCAAG GTCACATCAGCCAATGCTTTTGCTCAGACCCTGCGCCGCTACACCAGTTTGAACCATCTGGCCCAGGCAGCCCGCGCTGTCCTCCAGAACACGGCTCAGATCAATCAGATGCTGTCCGACCTCAACCGTGTCGACTTTGCCAACGTCCAG GAGCAGGCTTCATGGGTGTGCCGGTGCGAAGACCGTGTGGTCCAGCGGCTCGAGCAGGACTTCAAGCTGACCCTCCAGCAGCAGAACTCACTGGAGCAGTGGGCCGCGTGGCTCGACGGTGTGGTCTCCCAGGTCCTAAAGCCCTACCAACACAGCCCTGCCTTCCCTAAAGCCGCCAAGCTCTTTCTGCTCAAGTGGTCCTTTTACAG TTCCATGGTAATCAGAGACCTCACCCTGCGGAGTGCCGCCAGTTTCGGATCCTTTCACCTGATTCGTCTGCTATACGACGAGTACATGTACTACCTTATCGAGCACAGAGTGGCCCAGGCTAAAGGAGAGACCCCCATTGCTGTTATGGGAGAG TTTGCCAGCTTAGGCCGAGGTCTGAACCAGCTGGATCCGGATAAAG aagaggaagaagaagaggaggaggagagtgatGAAGAAGGTCAGGAGCTGTCCCTTCCCTCAGACGGGGCCGTGCTCGGAGAGGAGTCTCTGGAGCCGCCTGCCAAGCTGGCCAGAACTGACCAGAGAGTTCTCTTCGCCACCGGGTCAGCTGACAACTAG
- the rfx1a gene encoding MHC class II regulatory factor RFX1a isoform X4: protein MATTGYVGEIQPAAQTQGTAVTVTTGQPDASSTPVTAPQFLAEIQTTVAAPTVVTPTGQTTPTEQAASITTQKPAASQTQSTVQAQPAQTQYVTAEIQGSPTQSGNAQSTPQYIVVTVTEGSLHSNDSVSDSSPPPAVVQTGVPTQVVQQVQTAQQRSVVQATSQIAKTEPGTQLSVTSLQPVHITQEVQQQLASVPVQHVYTNQVQYVEGEDNNYTTSTIRSGTFPYTDTPLYTQTTAAPYYEGQPTSGTQAPTPGTPLTVSVTAGTTAGVSMFVAQPTTAVGGGATVVTAGGTTNGAGEGAGTNGGAAGSYVIQGGYMLGSGGSSSSSGSAAGNSQNYSHTARASPATWLLDNYETAEGVSLPRSTLYCHYLLHCQEQKLEPVNAASFGKLIRSVFMGLRTRRLGTRGNSKYHYYGLRIKAGSSLLRLMEDQQHLAMRQQPFSQKQRLKPVHKVEGMTNGTAAGAGQQQQQQQGSGHVDISTQVQQYQQFLDASRALPEFPEIDLQGKSLPEGIELEHIKSFQLLYREHCEAILDVMVNLQFTLVETLWKTFWRFSQSQAGDATLAVHDESEKRLPKSCLVLLCKYEPVLRWSRDCDNSLYQGLVEILIPDVLRPIPSALTQAIRNFAKSLESWLTNAMMNIPEEMVRIKVTSANAFAQTLRRYTSLNHLAQAARAVLQNTAQINQMLSDLNRVDFANVQEQASWVCRCEDRVVQRLEQDFKLTLQQQNSLEQWAAWLDGVVSQVLKPYQHSPAFPKAAKLFLLKWSFYSSMVIRDLTLRSAASFGSFHLIRLLYDEYMYYLIEHRVAQAKGETPIAVMGEFASLGRGLNQLDPDKEEEEEEEEESDEEGQELSLPSDGAVLGEESLEPPAKLARTDQRVLFATGSADN, encoded by the exons ATGGCCACTACAGGCTACGTAGGTGAGATCCAGCCAGCGGCCCAAACTCAGGGGACTGCTGTCACTGTCACAACGGGTCAACCTGATGCCAGCTCCACCCCTGTAACTGCCCCACAATTTTTGGCTGAGATTCAGACTACTGTGGCTGCTCCCACTGTGGTCACACCCACAGGCCAAACTACTCCCACAGAGCAAGCCGCTTCCATCACCACCCAAAAGCCCGCTGCTAGTCAGACCCAGTCCACAGTGCAAGCCCAGCCAGCTCAGACGCAGTATGTGACTGCAGAGATCCAGGGCTCCCCCACGCAGTCAGGAAATGCTCAGAGCACTCCACAGTACATCGTTGTTACCGTCACAG AGGGTTCCCTTCACTCGAATGACAGTGTGTCAGACTCCAGTCCACCTCCAGCTGTGGTGCAGACTGGAGTCCCCACACAAGTTGTTCAGCAGGTGCAGACAGCTCAGCAG AGGTCAGTGGTGCAGGCCACCTCCCAGATTGCCAAAACTGAGCCAGGCACACAGCTCAGCGTCACCAGTCTACAGCCTGTCCACATCACCCAGGAG GTCCAGCAGCAGCTCGCATCAGTGCCAGTGCAACATGTGTACACCAATCAAGTGCAGTATGTGGAAGGAGAAGACAACAACTACACCACCAGCACCAT TCGCTCCGGCACCTTCCCTTACACCGACACCCCTTTGTACACCCAGACCACCGCCGCTCCATATTACGAAGGTCAGCCGACTTCCGGCACCCAGGCCCCCACGCCCGGCACACCTCTGACTGTGTCCGTGACAGCCGGCACCACAGCGGGCGTCTCGATGTTCGTGGCCCAGCCTACCACTGCGGTGGGGGGAGGGGCCACAGTGGTGACGGCAGGCGGCACGACCAACGGGGCCGGAGAAGGGGCAGGGACCAACGGCGGCGCAGCAGGCAGTTATGTGATCCAGGGGGGTTACATGCTGGGCagcggcggcagcagcagcagcagcgggtCGGCAGCTGGCAATAGTCAGAACTACTCACACACCGCCCGCGCCTCTCCGGCCACT TGGTTGCTGGACAACTATGAGACAGCTGAAGGAGTGAGTCTGCCCCGTTCCACCCTTTACTGCCATTACTTGCTGCACTGCCAGGAGCAGAAGCTAGAACCTGTTAATGCTGCGTCATTCGGGAAACTCATAAGATCTGTGTTCATGGGGCTACGCACACGGCGTCTGGGCACTCG GGGTAATTCTAAATACCACTATTATGGGCTGAGAATCAAAGCGGGCTCTTCTCTTCTCCGGCTGATGGAAGACCAACAACACCTGGCTATGAGGCAACAGCCGTTCTCACAGAAACAGAG GTTGAAGCCGGTTCATAAAGTGGAAGGAATGACCAATGGAACGGCAGCAGGAGCAggtcagcagcagcaacagcagcagggatCGGGCCACGTGGATATCAGCACCCAGGTTCAGCAGTACCAACAGTTCCTTG ATGCATCCAGAGCTCTCCCAGAGTTCCCAGAGATCGATCTCCAGGGGAAGTCTCTGCCAGAGGGCATTGAGCTGGAACACATAAAGAGCTTTCAGCTGCTGTACAGAGAACACTGTGAG GCTATTCTCGATGTGATGGTTAACCTGCAGTTTACCCTGGTGGAGACTCTGTGGAAGACCTTCTGGAGGTTCAGCCAAAGTCAGGCCGGAGATGCCACGTTGGCCGT CCACGATGAGTCAGAGAAGCGTCTCCCTAAGTCCTGCCTGGTGTTGCTGTGTAAGTATGAGCCAGTGCTGCGCTGGAGCCGCGACTGTGACAACAGCCTCTACCAGGGCCTGGTGGAAATCCTCATCCCTGATGTCCTCAGACCCATCCCCA GTGCCTTAACTCAAGCCATTCGCAACTTTGCCAAGAGCCTGGAGAGCTGGCTGACCAATGCCATGATGAACATCCCTGAGGAAATGGTCCGCATCAAG GTCACATCAGCCAATGCTTTTGCTCAGACCCTGCGCCGCTACACCAGTTTGAACCATCTGGCCCAGGCAGCCCGCGCTGTCCTCCAGAACACGGCTCAGATCAATCAGATGCTGTCCGACCTCAACCGTGTCGACTTTGCCAACGTCCAG GAGCAGGCTTCATGGGTGTGCCGGTGCGAAGACCGTGTGGTCCAGCGGCTCGAGCAGGACTTCAAGCTGACCCTCCAGCAGCAGAACTCACTGGAGCAGTGGGCCGCGTGGCTCGACGGTGTGGTCTCCCAGGTCCTAAAGCCCTACCAACACAGCCCTGCCTTCCCTAAAGCCGCCAAGCTCTTTCTGCTCAAGTGGTCCTTTTACAG TTCCATGGTAATCAGAGACCTCACCCTGCGGAGTGCCGCCAGTTTCGGATCCTTTCACCTGATTCGTCTGCTATACGACGAGTACATGTACTACCTTATCGAGCACAGAGTGGCCCAGGCTAAAGGAGAGACCCCCATTGCTGTTATGGGAGAG TTTGCCAGCTTAGGCCGAGGTCTGAACCAGCTGGATCCGGATAAAG aagaggaagaagaagaggaggaggagagtgatGAAGAAGGTCAGGAGCTGTCCCTTCCCTCAGACGGGGCCGTGCTCGGAGAGGAGTCTCTGGAGCCGCCTGCCAAGCTGGCCAGAACTGACCAGAGAGTTCTCTTCGCCACCGGGTCAGCTGACAACTAG
- the rfx1a gene encoding MHC class II regulatory factor RFX1a isoform X2: MATTGYVGEIQPAAQTQGTAVTVTTGQPDASSTPVTAPQFLAEIQTTVAAPTVVTPTGQTTPTEQAASITTQKPAASQTQSTVQAQPAQTQYVTAEIQGSPTQSGNAQSTPQYIVVTVTEGSLHSNDSVSDSSPPPAVVQTGVPTQVVQQVQTAQQRSVVQATSQIAKTEPGTQLSVTSLQPVHITQEVQQQLASVPVQHVYTNQVQYVEGEDNNYTTSTIRSGTFPYTDTPLYTQTTAAPYYEGQPTSGTQAPTPGTPLTVSVTAGTTAGVSMFVAQPTTAVGGGATVVTAGGTTNGAGEGAGTNGGAAGSYVIQGGYMLGSGGSSSSSGSAAGNSQNYSHTARASPATVSITEGEESSVPSADKKWLLDNYETAEGVSLPRSTLYCHYLLHCQEQKLEPVNAASFGKLIRSVFMGLRTRRLGTRGNSKYHYYGLRIKAGSSLLRLMEDQQHLAMRQQPFSQKQRLKPVHKVEGMTNGTAAGAGQQQQQQQGSGHVDISTQVQQYQQFLDASRALPEFPEIDLQGKSLPEGIELEHIKSFQLLYREHCEAILDVMVNLQFTLVETLWKTFWRFSQSQAGDATLAVHDESEKRLPKSCLVLLCKYEPVLRWSRDCDNSLYQGLVEILIPDVLRPIPSALTQAIRNFAKSLESWLTNAMMNIPEEMVRIKVTSANAFAQTLRRYTSLNHLAQAARAVLQNTAQINQMLSDLNRVDFANVQEQASWVCRCEDRVVQRLEQDFKLTLQQQNSLEQWAAWLDGVVSQVLKPYQHSPAFPKAAKLFLLKWSFYSSMVIRDLTLRSAASFGSFHLIRLLYDEYMYYLIEHRVAQAKGETPIAVMGEFASLGRGLNQLDPDKEEEEEEEEESDEEGQELSLPSDGAVLGEESLEPPAKLARTDQRVLFATGSADN, from the exons ATGGCCACTACAGGCTACGTAGGTGAGATCCAGCCAGCGGCCCAAACTCAGGGGACTGCTGTCACTGTCACAACGGGTCAACCTGATGCCAGCTCCACCCCTGTAACTGCCCCACAATTTTTGGCTGAGATTCAGACTACTGTGGCTGCTCCCACTGTGGTCACACCCACAGGCCAAACTACTCCCACAGAGCAAGCCGCTTCCATCACCACCCAAAAGCCCGCTGCTAGTCAGACCCAGTCCACAGTGCAAGCCCAGCCAGCTCAGACGCAGTATGTGACTGCAGAGATCCAGGGCTCCCCCACGCAGTCAGGAAATGCTCAGAGCACTCCACAGTACATCGTTGTTACCGTCACAG AGGGTTCCCTTCACTCGAATGACAGTGTGTCAGACTCCAGTCCACCTCCAGCTGTGGTGCAGACTGGAGTCCCCACACAAGTTGTTCAGCAGGTGCAGACAGCTCAGCAG AGGTCAGTGGTGCAGGCCACCTCCCAGATTGCCAAAACTGAGCCAGGCACACAGCTCAGCGTCACCAGTCTACAGCCTGTCCACATCACCCAGGAG GTCCAGCAGCAGCTCGCATCAGTGCCAGTGCAACATGTGTACACCAATCAAGTGCAGTATGTGGAAGGAGAAGACAACAACTACACCACCAGCACCAT TCGCTCCGGCACCTTCCCTTACACCGACACCCCTTTGTACACCCAGACCACCGCCGCTCCATATTACGAAGGTCAGCCGACTTCCGGCACCCAGGCCCCCACGCCCGGCACACCTCTGACTGTGTCCGTGACAGCCGGCACCACAGCGGGCGTCTCGATGTTCGTGGCCCAGCCTACCACTGCGGTGGGGGGAGGGGCCACAGTGGTGACGGCAGGCGGCACGACCAACGGGGCCGGAGAAGGGGCAGGGACCAACGGCGGCGCAGCAGGCAGTTATGTGATCCAGGGGGGTTACATGCTGGGCagcggcggcagcagcagcagcagcgggtCGGCAGCTGGCAATAGTCAGAACTACTCACACACCGCCCGCGCCTCTCCGGCCACTGTGAGTATTACAGAGGGCGAGGAGAGTAGCGTGCCGTCGGCAGACAAGAAG TGGTTGCTGGACAACTATGAGACAGCTGAAGGAGTGAGTCTGCCCCGTTCCACCCTTTACTGCCATTACTTGCTGCACTGCCAGGAGCAGAAGCTAGAACCTGTTAATGCTGCGTCATTCGGGAAACTCATAAGATCTGTGTTCATGGGGCTACGCACACGGCGTCTGGGCACTCG GGGTAATTCTAAATACCACTATTATGGGCTGAGAATCAAAGCGGGCTCTTCTCTTCTCCGGCTGATGGAAGACCAACAACACCTGGCTATGAGGCAACAGCCGTTCTCACAGAAACAGAG GTTGAAGCCGGTTCATAAAGTGGAAGGAATGACCAATGGAACGGCAGCAGGAGCAggtcagcagcagcaacagcagcagggatCGGGCCACGTGGATATCAGCACCCAGGTTCAGCAGTACCAACAGTTCCTTG ATGCATCCAGAGCTCTCCCAGAGTTCCCAGAGATCGATCTCCAGGGGAAGTCTCTGCCAGAGGGCATTGAGCTGGAACACATAAAGAGCTTTCAGCTGCTGTACAGAGAACACTGTGAG GCTATTCTCGATGTGATGGTTAACCTGCAGTTTACCCTGGTGGAGACTCTGTGGAAGACCTTCTGGAGGTTCAGCCAAAGTCAGGCCGGAGATGCCACGTTGGCCGT CCACGATGAGTCAGAGAAGCGTCTCCCTAAGTCCTGCCTGGTGTTGCTGTGTAAGTATGAGCCAGTGCTGCGCTGGAGCCGCGACTGTGACAACAGCCTCTACCAGGGCCTGGTGGAAATCCTCATCCCTGATGTCCTCAGACCCATCCCCA GTGCCTTAACTCAAGCCATTCGCAACTTTGCCAAGAGCCTGGAGAGCTGGCTGACCAATGCCATGATGAACATCCCTGAGGAAATGGTCCGCATCAAG GTCACATCAGCCAATGCTTTTGCTCAGACCCTGCGCCGCTACACCAGTTTGAACCATCTGGCCCAGGCAGCCCGCGCTGTCCTCCAGAACACGGCTCAGATCAATCAGATGCTGTCCGACCTCAACCGTGTCGACTTTGCCAACGTCCAG GAGCAGGCTTCATGGGTGTGCCGGTGCGAAGACCGTGTGGTCCAGCGGCTCGAGCAGGACTTCAAGCTGACCCTCCAGCAGCAGAACTCACTGGAGCAGTGGGCCGCGTGGCTCGACGGTGTGGTCTCCCAGGTCCTAAAGCCCTACCAACACAGCCCTGCCTTCCCTAAAGCCGCCAAGCTCTTTCTGCTCAAGTGGTCCTTTTACAG TTCCATGGTAATCAGAGACCTCACCCTGCGGAGTGCCGCCAGTTTCGGATCCTTTCACCTGATTCGTCTGCTATACGACGAGTACATGTACTACCTTATCGAGCACAGAGTGGCCCAGGCTAAAGGAGAGACCCCCATTGCTGTTATGGGAGAG TTTGCCAGCTTAGGCCGAGGTCTGAACCAGCTGGATCCGGATAAAG aagaggaagaagaagaggaggaggagagtgatGAAGAAGGTCAGGAGCTGTCCCTTCCCTCAGACGGGGCCGTGCTCGGAGAGGAGTCTCTGGAGCCGCCTGCCAAGCTGGCCAGAACTGACCAGAGAGTTCTCTTCGCCACCGGGTCAGCTGACAACTAG
- the rfx1a gene encoding MHC class II regulatory factor RFX1a isoform X1 — MATTGYVGEIQPAAQTQGTAVTVTTGQPDASSTPVTAPQFLAEIQTTVAAPTVVTPTGQTTPTEQAASITTQKPAASQTQSTVQAQPAQTQYVTAEIQGSPTQSGNAQSTPQYIVVTVTEGSLHSNDSVSDSSPPPAVVQTGVPTQVVQQVQTAQQRSVVQATSQIAKTEPGTQLSVTSLQPVHITQEVQQQLASVPVQHVYTNQVQYVEGEDNNYTTSTIRSGTFPYTDTPLYTQTTAAPYYEGQPTSGTQAPTPGTPLTVSVTAGTTAGVSMFVAQPTTAVGGGATVVTAGGTTNGAGEGAGTNGGAAGSYVIQGGYMLGSGGSSSSSGSAAGNSQNYSHTARASPATVSITEGEESSVPSADKKVQWLLDNYETAEGVSLPRSTLYCHYLLHCQEQKLEPVNAASFGKLIRSVFMGLRTRRLGTRGNSKYHYYGLRIKAGSSLLRLMEDQQHLAMRQQPFSQKQRLKPVHKVEGMTNGTAAGAGQQQQQQQGSGHVDISTQVQQYQQFLDASRALPEFPEIDLQGKSLPEGIELEHIKSFQLLYREHCEAILDVMVNLQFTLVETLWKTFWRFSQSQAGDATLAVHDESEKRLPKSCLVLLCKYEPVLRWSRDCDNSLYQGLVEILIPDVLRPIPSALTQAIRNFAKSLESWLTNAMMNIPEEMVRIKVTSANAFAQTLRRYTSLNHLAQAARAVLQNTAQINQMLSDLNRVDFANVQEQASWVCRCEDRVVQRLEQDFKLTLQQQNSLEQWAAWLDGVVSQVLKPYQHSPAFPKAAKLFLLKWSFYSSMVIRDLTLRSAASFGSFHLIRLLYDEYMYYLIEHRVAQAKGETPIAVMGEFASLGRGLNQLDPDKEEEEEEEEESDEEGQELSLPSDGAVLGEESLEPPAKLARTDQRVLFATGSADN; from the exons ATGGCCACTACAGGCTACGTAGGTGAGATCCAGCCAGCGGCCCAAACTCAGGGGACTGCTGTCACTGTCACAACGGGTCAACCTGATGCCAGCTCCACCCCTGTAACTGCCCCACAATTTTTGGCTGAGATTCAGACTACTGTGGCTGCTCCCACTGTGGTCACACCCACAGGCCAAACTACTCCCACAGAGCAAGCCGCTTCCATCACCACCCAAAAGCCCGCTGCTAGTCAGACCCAGTCCACAGTGCAAGCCCAGCCAGCTCAGACGCAGTATGTGACTGCAGAGATCCAGGGCTCCCCCACGCAGTCAGGAAATGCTCAGAGCACTCCACAGTACATCGTTGTTACCGTCACAG AGGGTTCCCTTCACTCGAATGACAGTGTGTCAGACTCCAGTCCACCTCCAGCTGTGGTGCAGACTGGAGTCCCCACACAAGTTGTTCAGCAGGTGCAGACAGCTCAGCAG AGGTCAGTGGTGCAGGCCACCTCCCAGATTGCCAAAACTGAGCCAGGCACACAGCTCAGCGTCACCAGTCTACAGCCTGTCCACATCACCCAGGAG GTCCAGCAGCAGCTCGCATCAGTGCCAGTGCAACATGTGTACACCAATCAAGTGCAGTATGTGGAAGGAGAAGACAACAACTACACCACCAGCACCAT TCGCTCCGGCACCTTCCCTTACACCGACACCCCTTTGTACACCCAGACCACCGCCGCTCCATATTACGAAGGTCAGCCGACTTCCGGCACCCAGGCCCCCACGCCCGGCACACCTCTGACTGTGTCCGTGACAGCCGGCACCACAGCGGGCGTCTCGATGTTCGTGGCCCAGCCTACCACTGCGGTGGGGGGAGGGGCCACAGTGGTGACGGCAGGCGGCACGACCAACGGGGCCGGAGAAGGGGCAGGGACCAACGGCGGCGCAGCAGGCAGTTATGTGATCCAGGGGGGTTACATGCTGGGCagcggcggcagcagcagcagcagcgggtCGGCAGCTGGCAATAGTCAGAACTACTCACACACCGCCCGCGCCTCTCCGGCCACTGTGAGTATTACAGAGGGCGAGGAGAGTAGCGTGCCGTCGGCAGACAAGAAG GTACAGTGGTTGCTGGACAACTATGAGACAGCTGAAGGAGTGAGTCTGCCCCGTTCCACCCTTTACTGCCATTACTTGCTGCACTGCCAGGAGCAGAAGCTAGAACCTGTTAATGCTGCGTCATTCGGGAAACTCATAAGATCTGTGTTCATGGGGCTACGCACACGGCGTCTGGGCACTCG GGGTAATTCTAAATACCACTATTATGGGCTGAGAATCAAAGCGGGCTCTTCTCTTCTCCGGCTGATGGAAGACCAACAACACCTGGCTATGAGGCAACAGCCGTTCTCACAGAAACAGAG GTTGAAGCCGGTTCATAAAGTGGAAGGAATGACCAATGGAACGGCAGCAGGAGCAggtcagcagcagcaacagcagcagggatCGGGCCACGTGGATATCAGCACCCAGGTTCAGCAGTACCAACAGTTCCTTG ATGCATCCAGAGCTCTCCCAGAGTTCCCAGAGATCGATCTCCAGGGGAAGTCTCTGCCAGAGGGCATTGAGCTGGAACACATAAAGAGCTTTCAGCTGCTGTACAGAGAACACTGTGAG GCTATTCTCGATGTGATGGTTAACCTGCAGTTTACCCTGGTGGAGACTCTGTGGAAGACCTTCTGGAGGTTCAGCCAAAGTCAGGCCGGAGATGCCACGTTGGCCGT CCACGATGAGTCAGAGAAGCGTCTCCCTAAGTCCTGCCTGGTGTTGCTGTGTAAGTATGAGCCAGTGCTGCGCTGGAGCCGCGACTGTGACAACAGCCTCTACCAGGGCCTGGTGGAAATCCTCATCCCTGATGTCCTCAGACCCATCCCCA GTGCCTTAACTCAAGCCATTCGCAACTTTGCCAAGAGCCTGGAGAGCTGGCTGACCAATGCCATGATGAACATCCCTGAGGAAATGGTCCGCATCAAG GTCACATCAGCCAATGCTTTTGCTCAGACCCTGCGCCGCTACACCAGTTTGAACCATCTGGCCCAGGCAGCCCGCGCTGTCCTCCAGAACACGGCTCAGATCAATCAGATGCTGTCCGACCTCAACCGTGTCGACTTTGCCAACGTCCAG GAGCAGGCTTCATGGGTGTGCCGGTGCGAAGACCGTGTGGTCCAGCGGCTCGAGCAGGACTTCAAGCTGACCCTCCAGCAGCAGAACTCACTGGAGCAGTGGGCCGCGTGGCTCGACGGTGTGGTCTCCCAGGTCCTAAAGCCCTACCAACACAGCCCTGCCTTCCCTAAAGCCGCCAAGCTCTTTCTGCTCAAGTGGTCCTTTTACAG TTCCATGGTAATCAGAGACCTCACCCTGCGGAGTGCCGCCAGTTTCGGATCCTTTCACCTGATTCGTCTGCTATACGACGAGTACATGTACTACCTTATCGAGCACAGAGTGGCCCAGGCTAAAGGAGAGACCCCCATTGCTGTTATGGGAGAG TTTGCCAGCTTAGGCCGAGGTCTGAACCAGCTGGATCCGGATAAAG aagaggaagaagaagaggaggaggagagtgatGAAGAAGGTCAGGAGCTGTCCCTTCCCTCAGACGGGGCCGTGCTCGGAGAGGAGTCTCTGGAGCCGCCTGCCAAGCTGGCCAGAACTGACCAGAGAGTTCTCTTCGCCACCGGGTCAGCTGACAACTAG